Within Eggerthella timonensis, the genomic segment CCCGAACAAGGGCATTGGGAAACGCGCCTCGAATCGGGCGAGCTCATCGACTTCGACGGAACCATCCCCGACGACGCGCCCCGCGACTCCGCGCTCGAAGACCTCGAACCCGTTCAGCGGTACCGCGCATACACCGCCGAAGTCGCGCCCCAGCTTCGCGCGAGCGTCGCAAACCATTCCGCACCCGAAATCGCCCAAGCGCACGAAGGAGCATCCGTGAATTCGAACGACGCCCCTGCCCTCGCGCAGTGGATCCGCGCCGCCGCCATCCGCGCCGTAAAAACGGCGGCGCAAGCGCTCGTCACGCTCATCGGCGCCGACCTGGTGAGC encodes:
- a CDS encoding holin, which gives rise to MIILDENNNPLINPDLSKGRLIDDWRRVFHRYVVDAEAISHEEVVAEYPNGGKDVVVVIDVPEQGHWETRLESGELIDFDGTIPDDAPRDSALEDLEPVQRYRAYTAEVAPQLRASVANHSAPEIAQAHEGASVNSNDAPALAQWIRAAAIRAVKTAAQALVTLIGADLVSIVALDWPQMFGVAATMAVVSLLTSVVGIPEVDEGANVASLARNN